A genome region from Verrucomicrobiia bacterium includes the following:
- the secF gene encoding protein translocase subunit SecF: MEKRAFNIIGNRKTWYIVSTLLIIPGIISLFVWGLNVGIDFKGGTLQQLSFVGDRPSADTIREDIAKAGIHGATIQTSGDKDVIIRFPNAEGKTPREEGTKLVDTFTSNGQEVTEQSFQNIGGSVAKDTTRKAVTAVILAALAIVAFIAYSFRSVPRPTSSWRFAVTTIFALAHDILFTVGAFSIIGHFFPTIEVDALFITALLTILGFSVNDTIVVFDRIRENLRRTPTKPFEEIANSSLNQTLARSLNTSMTVLIVLVSLLLLGGESIRNFILALTLGIAVGTYSSIFNAAPILVSWQNWVNKNALTPLKRR; this comes from the coding sequence ATGGAAAAACGCGCTTTCAACATTATTGGGAACCGGAAGACCTGGTACATCGTATCCACACTTCTCATTATCCCAGGGATCATTTCACTCTTCGTTTGGGGCCTCAACGTAGGTATCGATTTTAAAGGCGGTACTCTCCAACAACTCAGCTTCGTAGGGGATAGGCCTAGCGCTGATACCATCCGCGAGGACATTGCCAAGGCAGGCATTCATGGTGCCACCATCCAAACCAGCGGGGACAAGGATGTGATCATTCGCTTCCCTAACGCAGAAGGGAAGACACCGCGAGAAGAAGGAACCAAGCTTGTAGATACCTTCACCAGCAATGGCCAGGAGGTGACCGAACAGAGTTTCCAGAACATTGGTGGCTCAGTAGCTAAAGACACCACTCGCAAAGCCGTTACAGCGGTCATTTTAGCCGCTTTGGCTATCGTGGCGTTTATTGCATACTCTTTCCGTTCCGTGCCACGCCCTACGAGCAGCTGGCGCTTTGCGGTTACCACCATCTTTGCACTTGCCCACGACATCCTCTTTACCGTTGGCGCCTTCTCTATCATCGGCCACTTCTTCCCAACCATTGAGGTGGATGCACTCTTTATCACGGCCCTACTGACCATCCTTGGCTTCTCGGTTAATGACACCATTGTGGTATTTGACCGTATCCGCGAGAACCTGCGTCGCACTCCTACCAAGCCGTTTGAAGAGATTGCCAACTCAAGCCTGAACCAGACATTGGCGCGCTCACTGAACACTTCCATGACAGTATTGATTGTCCTAGTGTCACTCCTTCTCCTTGGTGGGGAGTCCATCCGCAACTTTATCCTCGCCCTTACACTGGGGATTGCAGTTGGTACGTATTCTTCCATCTTCAATGCCGCACCAATCTTGGTAAGCTGGCAGAACTGGGTGAATAAGAATGCGCTTACCCCGTTAAAGCGCCGGTAA
- a CDS encoding DNA recombination protein RmuC: MEIVLIAVSVVLLAISAMMVAQARKKGPDVTAMNQELMQTVQLAQQQNLQIILEQLNQHRQSSENLSGQLHNRVAETGRVVYELQTRLAQLQENNKRILDMSQGIADLQNILQAPKLRGERGEIWLEELLTQMIPKQHISIQHRFKSGEVVDAAIKLRDNLLLPIDSKFSLENFKKMMDRENPDAKQHEKLFVSDVKKRIDEISRKYILPTEGTLQYAFMYVPAENVYYQAFIEDKGGFNLTRYAFEHHVIPVSPNSLYPYLEIVMFGLRGLEIEQSAQEIQRGLVELHGDLSRFDEDYRKVGVHLKNAAGSFESSDKRLSKVQLKLGNLSKKEIAAGDPLPTLLDDPAS, from the coding sequence ATGGAAATAGTCCTCATTGCCGTATCGGTTGTTCTCCTTGCCATCAGCGCCATGATGGTTGCTCAGGCACGTAAAAAAGGGCCAGATGTCACCGCCATGAACCAAGAGCTCATGCAGACGGTACAACTTGCCCAGCAGCAGAACCTCCAAATTATTTTGGAGCAGCTTAACCAACACCGACAGTCTTCTGAAAACCTTTCGGGGCAACTTCACAACCGTGTCGCTGAAACCGGCCGTGTCGTGTATGAATTGCAGACCCGCCTGGCGCAACTCCAAGAAAACAACAAGCGCATCTTGGACATGAGCCAGGGGATTGCGGATCTACAGAACATCCTGCAAGCACCTAAACTGCGCGGTGAGCGTGGGGAAATTTGGCTCGAGGAACTGCTCACCCAGATGATTCCCAAGCAGCACATCTCCATCCAACACCGCTTCAAAAGCGGCGAGGTAGTAGATGCAGCCATCAAACTGCGCGACAACCTCCTCCTTCCCATAGACTCCAAGTTCAGCCTTGAGAACTTCAAGAAAATGATGGATCGGGAAAACCCGGACGCCAAGCAGCACGAAAAGCTCTTTGTCTCAGATGTCAAAAAGCGTATCGATGAAATCTCCCGGAAATACATTCTTCCTACTGAGGGAACACTCCAGTACGCTTTTATGTATGTCCCGGCTGAGAATGTTTACTATCAAGCATTCATTGAGGACAAGGGCGGCTTTAACCTGACCCGCTACGCCTTTGAGCATCACGTCATTCCAGTATCACCCAACTCACTCTATCCCTACTTAGAGATTGTCATGTTTGGCCTTCGTGGTTTGGAGATTGAACAGAGCGCGCAAGAAATCCAACGCGGCCTGGTAGAACTCCATGGTGACCTCTCCCGCTTCGACGAAGACTACCGCAAGGTTGGCGTTCATCTGAAGAACGCAGCCGGGAGCTTTGAATCTAGCGACAAACGCCTGAGCAAGGTTCAGCTCAAACTTGGCAACCTCAGCAAAAAAGAAATTGCGGCCGGCGACCCGCTCCCAACCCTCCTCGATGACCCAGCCTCATAA
- a CDS encoding ADP-ribosylglycohydrolase family protein, with translation MKEKIQACLLGAAIGDGMGQPFETMSRKRIAKLVPGGVTTFMDGMQMKIRENANLRAGQTTDDFQLSKMVGYSLIKHRGFNLEGMESAHIQALRSSTAGWGENTKLAIQAFLDYEETDAREGRMRGTPSISSGPMRGAANGVAMKTAPLGCFHMARDGEAFSQRQLWLECYALGVMTHTDPQAWDTAFAVAYLAAWALADPIETHMDAKDRLKRLIGAIPKQSSSTQAALEQGVRMIGNPDRITFEITPGWLANQSVVYSILMYLTYRDDFQAGVLRAVNDGIDCDTTASMVGALIGANSGLEVIPPEWQTFHPSYQEAFTLGSSLYETAKRCRP, from the coding sequence ATGAAGGAAAAAATTCAAGCCTGCTTGTTGGGCGCTGCAATTGGTGATGGCATGGGCCAGCCCTTTGAAACTATGTCGCGCAAACGGATTGCCAAGCTGGTCCCCGGCGGCGTCACCACGTTCATGGATGGCATGCAAATGAAGATCCGGGAAAACGCCAACTTACGAGCAGGACAGACTACCGATGACTTCCAGCTTTCAAAGATGGTGGGTTACTCGCTCATCAAGCACCGTGGGTTTAACCTGGAAGGAATGGAGAGCGCACATATACAGGCGCTTCGCAGTTCAACAGCTGGGTGGGGTGAAAATACCAAGCTGGCCATTCAGGCCTTCCTGGACTACGAAGAAACCGATGCGCGGGAGGGCCGAATGCGTGGCACGCCCTCAATAAGTAGTGGTCCCATGCGTGGTGCGGCAAATGGCGTGGCCATGAAGACTGCTCCCCTGGGGTGTTTTCACATGGCCCGTGATGGGGAGGCATTTTCCCAGCGCCAACTATGGTTGGAGTGCTACGCATTGGGTGTCATGACACACACAGATCCCCAAGCCTGGGATACTGCCTTTGCCGTGGCCTACCTGGCTGCTTGGGCTCTGGCTGATCCCATTGAAACGCATATGGATGCCAAGGATAGGTTGAAGCGGCTCATTGGAGCCATACCTAAGCAAAGCTCTTCCACACAGGCTGCGTTGGAACAGGGTGTGCGTATGATAGGCAATCCGGACAGGATTACCTTTGAGATCACACCCGGGTGGCTGGCAAACCAATCGGTGGTGTATTCCATTCTCATGTACCTTACCTATCGGGACGACTTCCAAGCGGGAGTTCTCCGGGCGGTGAACGACGGCATAGACTGCGATACTACCGCTTCAATGGTGGGGGCGCTCATCGGGGCTAACAGCGGCCTCGAGGTCATACCCCCGGAATGGCAGACCTTCCATCCCAGTTACCAAGAAGCCTTCACATTGGGTAGCTCTCTCTACGAGACAGCTAAACGATGCAGGCCGTAA
- a CDS encoding RluA family pseudouridine synthase, translating to MTQPHNFTVEEGTRLDVFITSKLPQYSRSKIQRLIEAGHATVNGNVTAASKHVLLVGQTVGFTEPEPDPEFPPAETGTLSIVYEDDALMVIDKPAGMVVHPNTFNDTGTLVQLLLTLRPEIKGALYDPESTVSRLRPGIVHRLDKDTSGLMVVAKTRPVMLALSEQFHKRTVSKEYETLLYGEMKEPRTVEAPIHRKSGTTNTMVASHEGGQGRSATTHFTPVEVWAPYPKWPTELATKVRVKIETGRTHQIRVHAKFIGHPVLGDHLYANRPSEKLSERMGLTHQQLKAVHLAFTHPVTGKPCSFSL from the coding sequence ATGACCCAGCCTCATAACTTCACGGTTGAAGAGGGGACACGCCTGGATGTTTTTATCACCAGCAAGCTCCCTCAGTACTCCCGCTCCAAAATCCAGCGGCTTATTGAGGCTGGCCACGCCACAGTCAACGGCAATGTGACCGCCGCCTCTAAGCATGTACTCCTTGTTGGGCAAACCGTAGGCTTTACCGAACCCGAACCAGACCCCGAGTTCCCGCCCGCAGAAACAGGGACTCTTTCTATTGTGTATGAAGATGATGCCCTTATGGTCATCGACAAGCCCGCTGGCATGGTAGTCCACCCTAATACCTTCAACGACACCGGCACACTCGTCCAGCTCCTCCTTACGCTTCGGCCAGAGATTAAAGGGGCCTTGTATGACCCTGAAAGTACGGTAAGCCGGTTGCGCCCGGGAATTGTGCACCGCCTAGACAAAGACACGAGCGGCCTCATGGTAGTAGCTAAAACGCGCCCTGTCATGCTGGCACTGAGCGAGCAGTTCCATAAGCGCACTGTGAGCAAGGAATACGAAACGCTCCTCTATGGGGAAATGAAGGAACCCAGGACGGTTGAGGCCCCCATTCACCGCAAGAGTGGCACCACTAATACTATGGTTGCCTCGCATGAAGGCGGGCAGGGGAGAAGTGCCACCACTCACTTCACCCCAGTAGAAGTGTGGGCGCCATACCCTAAGTGGCCTACGGAACTTGCCACCAAAGTGCGTGTAAAGATTGAAACAGGGCGCACTCACCAAATCAGGGTGCACGCCAAGTTTATTGGGCACCCCGTTCTTGGCGATCACCTGTACGCCAACCGGCCCTCTGAAAAGCTATCAGAGCGCATGGGACTGACCCACCAACAACTGAAAGCTGTGCACTTGGCATTTACCCACCCGGTAACCGGCAAGCCCTGCTCATTCTCACTGTAA
- a CDS encoding ATP-dependent DNA helicase: MSEENAERIQEILSGTNTSQLEAITHVDGPCLVVAGAGTGKTSVITKRIAHLVLKHDIEPERIAALTFTDKAAGEMQERLDEILPYGTFVTTSTFHSFCNELIRRHAFRIGINPEARLITEADQVAILREHMERLPLEKYRRAYNPTPLLKQIARYVEQAKEAQLTPAVLIKHAGDALAAATEEPEAECAAEYLELAQCYRVATELYTELDVLTYADLLRHARDILQSSPLVQKEERERFQYLLIDEYQDTNTIQAEIAYLIAGEQGNLFVVGDDDQAIYRFRGANVKNILDFKDRFPQARVVTLTQNYRSTQAILDAAYRLIQNNNPHRLEAHLGISKQLVAEKGEGTEPTYLHYSTGTHEAEGVATTIQGLLESGEYAPTDIAVIARSHNQLDSFHEEIEGLGVPVSRAKEGNFFQEPSVVQALAFLRFLSSPHNSENLFRLLTGEPFDVSGEAVAEFNILAKKRHQSLWTALKSAETIENETLATSVQYCEKRLAEHAASAPSTALRAHICGESNWQTKLIEAAEERAAIHLNSLYNQARTFELLHQPTTILSFVDHTDRLIASGEDVTVQSELSTPTEGITLITAHSSKGLEFPVVFVVNMVMRRFPLQMSGGSLQLPLELVTPLKDNVPHEEERRLAYVAFTRAKERLYLTDAARYGTNKTGSKPSPFVTEALPIPETPDFSDQELRGTTMRAPVEQVVTREGLAFPRQLSASALEAFEDNPAVFYEQYVLQIIPEDITAINFGNAVHNTLRDIFNARREKVELDLEETFARHWVGEGYATSKDRDTEREAGLQMIRTHLAALAPDFYPAYVEEPITLQLSDGFRITGKVDRIDLHEDGTHSIIDYKTGSKEAKEADVRENLPLGLYAAALIQQRKQVREISLCYLRTKSNPCFSVKKDYLVTHIERAKAIVEKMRSAYANRDFPDSGKRYGSSYIR; encoded by the coding sequence ATGTCCGAAGAAAACGCCGAGCGTATCCAGGAGATCCTCTCTGGTACCAACACCTCCCAGCTAGAAGCAATTACCCACGTTGATGGGCCTTGTTTGGTTGTGGCGGGTGCCGGCACGGGGAAAACGAGTGTTATTACCAAGCGGATTGCCCACCTCGTCCTTAAACACGACATAGAACCGGAACGCATTGCCGCGCTTACCTTCACCGATAAAGCAGCAGGGGAAATGCAGGAGCGGTTGGATGAGATTCTGCCGTATGGCACCTTTGTTACCACGAGCACCTTCCACTCCTTCTGCAACGAACTCATCCGCCGGCACGCGTTCCGCATTGGTATCAATCCTGAGGCCCGACTTATCACCGAGGCGGACCAGGTGGCGATACTCCGGGAACATATGGAGCGGTTGCCCCTGGAGAAGTACCGCCGCGCCTACAACCCAACCCCACTCCTTAAACAAATCGCCCGCTACGTAGAGCAAGCTAAAGAAGCGCAGCTTACGCCAGCAGTACTCATTAAACATGCGGGAGATGCACTGGCTGCCGCCACTGAAGAACCTGAAGCTGAGTGCGCTGCTGAGTACTTGGAGCTAGCCCAGTGTTACCGCGTTGCCACGGAGCTGTACACCGAATTGGATGTACTGACCTACGCCGACCTACTTAGGCATGCACGGGACATCTTGCAGTCGTCACCCTTGGTCCAGAAAGAAGAGCGAGAGCGTTTCCAATACCTTCTTATTGATGAGTACCAAGATACCAATACGATCCAGGCAGAAATTGCCTATCTCATAGCGGGAGAGCAGGGCAATTTGTTTGTCGTTGGGGACGATGACCAGGCCATTTACCGGTTCCGCGGTGCAAATGTCAAAAACATTCTGGACTTTAAAGACCGTTTTCCCCAGGCGCGTGTAGTGACACTAACCCAGAACTACCGCTCCACCCAAGCTATTTTAGATGCTGCCTACAGGCTCATCCAAAACAACAACCCACACCGGTTAGAAGCGCACCTTGGCATCAGCAAACAGCTTGTGGCTGAGAAAGGCGAGGGGACTGAGCCAACCTATTTGCATTACAGTACGGGCACCCACGAGGCAGAAGGGGTAGCCACCACCATTCAAGGCCTTCTGGAGAGTGGTGAGTACGCACCTACAGACATTGCCGTTATTGCCCGCTCTCACAACCAGCTCGACAGTTTCCATGAGGAGATAGAAGGATTGGGCGTCCCGGTTAGCCGCGCCAAGGAAGGGAACTTTTTCCAAGAGCCTAGCGTGGTGCAGGCACTCGCTTTCCTACGGTTCCTCAGTTCGCCCCACAACAGTGAAAACCTGTTCCGCCTTCTCACAGGCGAGCCTTTTGATGTGTCAGGCGAAGCTGTGGCAGAATTCAATATCCTCGCCAAGAAGCGGCATCAGAGCTTATGGACCGCCCTCAAGAGCGCTGAAACCATTGAGAATGAAACCCTGGCCACCAGCGTGCAGTACTGTGAGAAACGCCTTGCCGAACACGCCGCCAGCGCCCCATCCACAGCCCTTCGGGCTCACATCTGTGGGGAGTCTAACTGGCAGACTAAGCTCATTGAAGCGGCGGAGGAACGGGCGGCCATCCACCTGAACTCCCTTTACAACCAAGCGCGCACGTTTGAGCTGCTCCACCAACCAACTACCATCCTTAGTTTTGTGGACCATACGGACAGGCTCATTGCGAGCGGGGAAGATGTCACCGTCCAATCGGAACTGAGCACACCCACGGAAGGGATTACCCTCATTACCGCCCACAGCAGCAAAGGGTTGGAGTTCCCAGTAGTCTTTGTAGTGAACATGGTGATGCGGCGCTTCCCGCTCCAAATGAGCGGGGGAAGCTTGCAGCTACCATTGGAGCTCGTCACACCCCTAAAGGACAACGTACCCCATGAGGAAGAGCGCCGGTTGGCATATGTGGCCTTTACCCGCGCCAAGGAGCGCCTCTACCTGACCGATGCCGCCCGGTACGGGACAAACAAGACTGGTTCAAAACCCTCTCCCTTTGTGACAGAAGCGTTACCGATACCGGAAACACCAGACTTCTCTGACCAAGAACTGCGGGGCACCACCATGCGCGCACCGGTAGAACAGGTAGTCACGCGCGAAGGCTTGGCGTTCCCACGCCAACTGAGCGCATCAGCCTTGGAAGCCTTTGAAGACAACCCGGCCGTATTTTACGAGCAGTACGTCTTACAGATTATCCCTGAGGATATTACCGCCATTAACTTTGGTAATGCGGTACACAACACGCTACGGGATATCTTCAATGCCCGTCGTGAAAAAGTGGAGCTGGACCTTGAAGAAACCTTTGCCCGCCACTGGGTAGGGGAAGGGTACGCCACCAGCAAGGACCGGGACACTGAGCGGGAAGCTGGACTACAAATGATCCGCACCCACCTTGCCGCGCTTGCCCCTGATTTTTACCCGGCGTATGTAGAAGAGCCTATTACGCTCCAGCTTTCTGATGGCTTCCGTATTACCGGTAAGGTAGACCGCATCGACCTCCATGAGGATGGTACGCATAGCATTATCGATTACAAAACTGGCAGCAAAGAAGCTAAGGAGGCAGATGTCCGGGAGAACCTTCCACTTGGTCTCTACGCTGCCGCCCTCATCCAACAACGCAAACAAGTCCGGGAGATAAGCCTGTGTTACCTCCGCACGAAGAGCAACCCATGCTTCTCTGTCAAAAAGGACTATTTGGTGACCCATATTGAACGAGCCAAGGCAATCGTGGAAAAAATGCGCTCTGCGTATGCCAATCGTGACTTCCCAGATTCCGGGAAGCGGTATGGCTCATCGTATATTCGGTGA
- a CDS encoding NUDIX domain-containing protein: MPASKISLDKAKSDKLFYVVANVVVYRPSDGRCLLLKRSEQETAHPGKYGVIGGKLEWADLDITKPTRLNGDVLDYEGAIEKLLEREVMEEAGVTISAGLTYLNSVAYIRPDGIPSILIKFAATYAGGEVSLEEGAFTDFAWANAEEAKGLPCIAGIADEVATAIAHFQ, translated from the coding sequence ATGCCTGCATCCAAGATCAGCCTGGACAAGGCTAAGTCTGACAAACTGTTCTACGTCGTTGCGAACGTGGTAGTGTACCGGCCCTCAGACGGCCGGTGCCTACTCCTCAAGCGAAGCGAACAGGAAACCGCTCACCCCGGCAAGTACGGGGTGATTGGCGGTAAGTTGGAGTGGGCCGATTTGGACATCACCAAACCAACCCGCCTCAACGGTGACGTCTTGGACTACGAAGGGGCAATTGAGAAACTCTTGGAGCGTGAGGTAATGGAGGAAGCGGGAGTCACCATTAGTGCCGGGCTCACGTACCTCAACAGCGTGGCGTACATCCGCCCTGACGGCATTCCGAGTATCCTCATTAAGTTTGCCGCCACTTACGCCGGGGGAGAGGTAAGCCTGGAGGAAGGCGCATTCACTGACTTTGCATGGGCCAATGCCGAGGAAGCCAAAGGCCTCCCGTGTATTGCCGGCATTGCAGACGAAGTAGCCACCGCCATTGCCCACTTCCAATGA
- the secD gene encoding protein translocase subunit SecD yields MRQRLWITFVLILVLTGLAGYIAKPSTERLFLGTWNRDVTLRQGLDLKGGAHLEYEADTSKIAAGDVAAAMDGVREVFESRVNTLGVTEPEIRTGTSNGKPTMIVDLPGVSDISKAKEILGSTAVLDFRDAEGNVVLEGKHVIAEQTVAEPLQQATGLTSGNQWQVRLTLNNEGKDAFAEATAANTGKQIGIYLDNQLISNPTVNQAITDGVAIISGNFTAQDAKDFALQLKSGALPVPVTLVQEQTVGATLGSDAISRSIFAGAVGLLLILLYMIAYYRWCGVIASLALIVYSLLNIALFKFLPVTMTLAGIAAFIISIGIAIDTNVLTFERLKEELRQGKPLPVAVNESFRRAWTSIRDSHLAGLISAFIIFIFASGPVRGFAVVLIIGTLLSLFTAITVVRNWMLLVAGSRFSRLLEFK; encoded by the coding sequence ATGCGCCAACGACTTTGGATTACCTTCGTCCTAATCCTCGTGCTAACCGGCCTTGCCGGCTATATTGCTAAACCTAGTACCGAACGCCTTTTCCTGGGCACTTGGAACCGTGATGTCACCCTGCGCCAGGGTCTAGACCTTAAAGGCGGTGCCCACCTTGAGTACGAAGCGGATACCAGCAAAATTGCCGCTGGCGATGTTGCTGCCGCCATGGATGGTGTGCGTGAAGTGTTTGAGAGCCGTGTTAACACCCTAGGTGTTACCGAACCCGAAATTCGTACTGGTACCAGCAATGGCAAACCAACCATGATCGTCGACCTTCCTGGCGTTTCCGACATCAGCAAGGCCAAAGAGATCCTTGGTTCAACCGCTGTGCTGGACTTTAGGGATGCCGAAGGGAACGTAGTCCTGGAAGGCAAGCACGTGATTGCCGAACAAACCGTAGCAGAGCCTCTTCAGCAGGCAACTGGCCTGACTTCTGGCAACCAGTGGCAGGTCCGCCTCACGCTTAACAATGAGGGCAAGGACGCCTTTGCTGAGGCCACTGCCGCCAATACCGGCAAACAAATTGGCATTTACCTGGACAACCAGCTCATTTCGAACCCTACGGTAAACCAAGCTATTACCGATGGCGTGGCCATCATCAGCGGTAACTTTACCGCCCAGGACGCCAAAGACTTTGCCCTTCAGCTCAAGAGCGGTGCACTCCCTGTACCAGTGACACTTGTCCAAGAGCAGACGGTTGGTGCAACCCTAGGTAGCGATGCCATTAGCCGCAGTATTTTTGCCGGTGCGGTAGGCCTCCTCCTTATCTTGCTCTACATGATTGCCTACTACCGCTGGTGCGGAGTCATCGCCAGCCTAGCCCTCATTGTTTACTCTCTCCTGAACATCGCACTCTTCAAGTTCCTTCCTGTCACCATGACGCTGGCCGGCATTGCAGCGTTTATTATTTCCATCGGCATTGCCATTGATACCAACGTGCTGACCTTTGAACGTCTGAAGGAAGAATTGCGGCAGGGGAAGCCACTCCCTGTAGCGGTAAATGAGTCGTTCCGCCGTGCGTGGACCAGTATCCGCGACTCCCACTTGGCAGGGCTTATCTCGGCCTTCATTATCTTCATCTTTGCCTCCGGGCCAGTGCGTGGGTTTGCCGTCGTACTGATCATCGGTACGCTACTCTCGCTCTTCACCGCCATTACGGTGGTCCGCAACTGGATGCTTCTCGTTGCCGGCAGCCGCTTCTCCCGTCTCCTAGAATTCAAATAG